The Pyricularia oryzae 70-15 chromosome 5, whole genome shotgun sequence genome includes a region encoding these proteins:
- a CDS encoding small nucleolar ribonucleoprotein complex subunit Utp14, whose translation MPGRQSHGRSLLDQHKGKGKGKKPQQQHQQGGRKPGSRATALDAFAIAAKELPTKSGIRGTRARDLDFEPNQRKRGRDDEDEEDDEDGDDDDEDESAERRKRAKRAGGDDDVEYGSDSEGNEFMMGEVGEDDDSEIDSDEAFGESDEDKFNGYTFRGSSSNKKPAKRKSKRDDDSDEDDEEEDDEDDEDGSSLGEDAIDLAAALDQMSDDDEGSEGDTESGSEEGDDGDSSSDSSMSDDDDQDPLKLDALQSLASGFAGNIDDDEPVSRTSGKAKVNLSDLTSTATKEPSMKKTLKQLHKYSKAVDKPGSSQKLDVPLAKRQQDRLLRITAAEQAHKTLDRWQDTVKNNRRAEHLVFPLPDTQHDAGLSKTELAPLDKKSAGNELEQTILSIMEESGLGPSTKAERNADADGAVTQSMTHEERQELQAQRRRERELKSREQARAARIKKIKSKAYRRVHRKEKQKALELGEDGEGEPLDSEEEREAQHRARALERVGAKHRDSKWARSTKKAGIAGWDENARTGLIEMARRDQELRRRVEGRGKSGDGDSEEDDSEEDSGSDDDEGRRRLLLELEKVEAAQDEPQSELMKMKFMQRGEAVRKEANDALVAQLRRELNSEDEADEDEEEEPTEIGRRVYGGANTIQPKSKKSALESSKARDDQPQKSKPASSKVNPFVSAFSAQADESEPGAAGSWSRAGASKKAEGKSDKRRKAAAGGTEDAPLDIDNTVMAKQVVVKAKKPKTATGTTITSTAADADTSDSEAEAELHMPLGILDKELADRAFAGEDLVATFEQEKTAVEEEDDDKVIDNTLPGWGAWSGAGVSNRQRKNQKKFLTKVEGVKKKNRKDAKLERVIISEKRIKKNDKYLASQLPHEYENKDQYERSLRLPVGPEWTTKQTFQNATKPRILMKQGIIAPMAKPMSR comes from the exons ATGCCCGGACGACAGTCTCACGGACGCTCGCTGCTCGACCAgcacaagggcaagggcaagggaaaaaagccacagcagcagcatcagcaaGGGGGGCGCAAGCCTGGCTCCCGCGCCACGGCGCTCGACGCCTTTGCCATCGCGGCCAAGGAACTACCGACAAAGTCCGGAATCCGGGGCACCAGGGCACGCGACCTCGACTTTGAGCCCAACCAGCGAAAGCGGGGAcgggacgacgaggacgaagaagacgatgaagatggcgatgacgacgacgaagacgagTCGGCGGAGCGGCGCAAGAGGGCAAAGAGGGCCGGTGGCGACGACGATGTCGAGTACGGCAGCGACAGCGAGGGCAACGAGTTCATGATGGGCGAGGtgggcgaggacgacgactccGAGATCGACAGTGACGAGGCGTTTGGGGAGAGCGACGAGGATAAATTCAACGGGTACACGTTCCGGGGCAGTAGCTCAAACAAGAAGCCTGCCAAGAGGAAGTCGAAGAGGGATGATGacagcgacgaggatgatgaagaggaggatgatgaagatgatgaGGATGGGTCGTCACTTGGCGAGGATGCAATCGACTTGGCAGCGGCACTGGACCAGATGTCTGACGATGACGAAGGTTCCGAAGGAGACACCGAGTCTGGGTCGGAAGAGGGCGATGACGGTGACTCTAGCTCCGACTCTTCCATGtctgacgatgacgaccagGACCCGTTGAAGCTGGATGCGCTGCAGAGCCTCGCTAGTGGCTTTGCAGGCAACATAGACGATGATGAGCCGGTTAGCAGAACCAGCGGCAAGGCAAAAGTCAACCTTAGTGACCTGACCTCGACAGCCACCAAAGAACCAAGCATGAAGAAGACGCTCAAGCAGCTGCACAAATACTCCAAGGCGGTAGACAAGCCCGGGAGCTCGCAAAAGCTAGATGTGCCGTTGGCCAAACGACAGCAGGACCGTCTCTTGCGTATCACTGCCGCTGAACAGGCACACAAGACTCTCGACAGGTGGCAAGACACGGTCAAGAACAACCGCCGAGCCGAGCACCTTGTCTTCCCCCTGCCGGATACACAGCACGACGCCGGCCTCAGCAAGACAGAACTCGCCCCGCTCGACAAGAAGAGCGCGGGCAACGAGCTGGAACAGACTATCCTTTCAATCATGGAGGAGAGCGGCCTCGGACCCAGCACAAAAGCGGAGCGCAATGCCGACGCTGACGGGGCAGTGACTCAGTCCATGACCCATGAAGAGCGGCAGGAGCTGCAGGCCCAGCGAAGGCGCGAGCGAGAGCTCAAATCACGTGAGCAGGCCAGGGCGGCGCGCATCAAGAAGATCAAGAGCAAAGCTTATCGTCGTGTGCaccgcaaggaaaagcaAAAGGCCCTCGAGCTCGGCGAGGATGGCGAGGGCGAGCCGCTCGACTCGGAAGAGGAGCGAGAGGCGCAGCACCGCGCGCGGGCGCTGGAGCGTGTTGGCGCGAAGCACCGCGACAGCAAGTGGGCAAGGTCGACTAAGAAGGCTGGCATTGCGGGCTGGGACGAGAACGCACGCACAGGTCTGATAGAGATGGCACGTCGTGATCAGGAGCTTCGCCGGCGGGTCGAGGGCCGAGGCAAGTCTGGCGATGGTGACAGCGAGGAAGATGATTCGGAAGAAGACAGTGGCTCGGACGATGATGAAGGACGTAGGAGGCTGCTCCTCGAGCTGGAGAAGGTAGAAGCTGCTCAAGATGAGCCGCAGTCCGAgttgatgaagatgaagttCATGCAACGCGGCGAGGCGGTTCGGAAAGAGGCCAACGATGCGTTGGTAGCTCAGCTTCGCCGGGAACTAAACTCGGAAGACGAGGccgatgaggatgaggaggaggaacCGACAGAGATTGGGCGCCGGGTTTATGGTGGTGCCAACACCATTCAACCCAAGTCGAAGAAGAGCGCTCTTGAATCATCAAAAGCCCGCGATGATCAGCCACAAAAGTCGAAACCCGCCTCCTCGAAAGTCAACCCATTCGTGTCGGCATTCTCAGCTCAGGCCGACGAATCGGAACCCGGGGCGGCCGGCAGTTGGTCACGCGCCGGTGCTTCCAAAAAAGCAGAAGGAAAGTCGGACAAGCGAAGAAAGGCAGCCGCCGGCGGAACAGAGGACGCACCTCTGGACATTGACAACACCGTCATGGCGAAACAGGTGGTtgtcaaggccaagaagcccaAGACGGCCACAGGCACCACCATCACCTCCACGGCTGCCGATGCCGACACCTCGGactccgaggccgaggctgaGCTGCACATGCCCCTCGGGATCCTGGACAAGGAGCTCGCGGACCGCGCCTTTGCCGGCGAGGATCTCGTCGCGACCTTTGAGCAGGAGAAGACGGccgtcgaggaggaggacgacgacaagGTCATCGACAACACCCTCCCCGGCTGGGGCGCCTGGAGCGGCGCGGGAGTCAGCAACAGGCAGAGGAAGAACCAGAAGAAGTTCCTGACAAAGGTCGAAGgcgtcaagaagaagaaccGCAAGGACGCCAAGCTCGAACGGGTGATTATCAGCGAGAAGCGTATCAAGAAG AACGACAAATACCTCGCATCACAACTACCGCACGAGTACGAAAACAAGGACCAGTATGAGCGGTCGCTGCGGCTGCCCGTTGGACCCGAGTGGACGACTAAGCAGACGTTCCAGAACGCGACCAAGCCTAGGATCCTGATGAAGCAGGGCATCATTGCGCCCATGGCCAAGCCCATGTCACGATAA
- a CDS encoding lipase/esterase, translated as MNMNTATVSLAVTPTVVSTFVTHFLNRKPLRKRPTAHLPYDEGLHLIKAFLEFASKHTVEELQAFTAQWVPHPQWVKVEEINIPEPQSLRAASLIEEQLGPEGIRAVGGTKWWQWRKPNSPLRAEWIEMRSDYRRRKGDTQPCKRIMLYVHGGAYFFGSVDEHRYQIQRHARKLKARVIAPRYRLAPQFPFPCGIQDCLATYLYLLEAGHTPNTIILAGDSAGGGMVLSVLVTLRDRGIALPAGAVLISPWVDLTHSFPSVAIPADLDYVPQYGFHHKPSESWPPPNTEDVRKMKAARAGSSGESEKGDTNLTDTAAAEDNQTRLSVTINGKSVQVEEQIQMYTTNDLLKHPLVSPIMQPTLGGLPPLFIMTGGGEVLRDEQIYLAHKCANPSKYMPPESLLTDADRALIEHYKPTDVQLQVWDDMCHVAPTLSFTRPAKFMYRSIAQFGAWALARAQRTEIDILVDDDVSVISSSSESGGENGRSGSLNAHGENSSLTKDKPGRIGKAGDPLPHFQDHMIRQRVDRHGHVYPLAPASELPGCCMDRDLVGIAKEGPVSKWLEANNRFAKKYSNAAKKVQKKRMKQAEAGFESFGVGEHPPPSALAGRRRIGADLSEKKKTRSMGLSLWSLWGSKHDELTVSREEKADSPETKAPAPEEGTGARKFSELQRQEGASSTQSPSQQGVAAAKEDNQASGGHEPAEAEATPVANLIAQRREKEAEAAGGSGLLAVPDAATGATGKRPTVDGISVPFSLNKEAETASMMTLTSVMDAGAAPGQSARPMSPTTTSSIKDLNNAQRSRPTTSENVGTAVADGTTLNAKDQAGPPEDNTLASPGIYETPMSSPNLDGRPQLEKFITADEGLPRHH; from the exons ATGAACATGAACACAGCGACCGTTTCATTGGCCGTCACCCCGACGGTGGTGTCGACTTTCGTGACCCAT TTCTTGAATCGCAAACCCTTGCGTAAACGTCCGACTGCGCATCTTCCATATGATGAGGGTTTGCATCTCATCAAGGCCTTTCTCGAGTTTGCCTCAAAACACACCGTCGAAGAACTCCAAGCCTTCACAGCCCAGTGGGTTCCGCATCCCCAATGGGTAAAAGTCGAGGAGATAAACATCCCAGAGCCTCAGTCGCTCCGGGCAGCCTCCCTGATCGAGGAGCAACTCGGGCCCGAGGGTATCCGCGCAGTGGGCGGCACCAAGTGGTGGCAATGGCGCAAGCCAAATAGCCCCCTCCGGGCCGAATGGATCGAGATGCGTTCCGACTACCGCCGGAGGAAGGGGGATACtcaaccctgcaaacggaTCATGCTGTACGTACACGGAGGTGCCTACTTCTTTGGCAGCGTCGATGAGCATCGATACCAGATCCAAAGGCATGCTCGAAAGCTCAAGGCACGAGTCATCGCGCCTCGTTACCGTTTGGCGCCCCAGTTCCCCTTCCCATGTGGTATCCAGGATTGTCTGGCTACTTACCTGTACCTGCTGGAGGCTGGCCACACGCCCAACACGATTATACTTGCGGGTGATTCCGCTGGAGGTGGCATGGTCCTCTCTGTTCTGGTTACTCTGAGAGACCGTGGGATTGCTCTGCCAGCTGGCGCGGTACTTATAAGCCCCTGGGTGGACTTGACTCACTCGTTTCCCAGCGTTGCCATCCCTGCGGATCTGGACTACGTCCCGCAGTATGGATTTCACCACAAGCCTTCGGAGTCATGGCCACCGCCGAATACTGAGGATGTCAGGAAGATGAAGGCCGCCAGGGCTGGTAGCAGCGGAGAGTCGGAGAAAG GCGACACGAACTTGACAGACACTGCAGCAGCAGAGGACAACCAGACTCGGCTCTCGGTGACCAtcaatggcaaatcagtgcAGGTTGAGGAGCAAATTCAA ATGTATACAACGAACGATCTGCTCAAACACCCGCTAGTGAGCCCGATAATGCAGCCTACACTTGGTGGTCTTCCTCCGCTATTCATCATGACTGGCGGCGGCGAAGTGCTTCGTGATGAGCAGATTTATCTTGCTCACAAGTGTGCAAATCCGAGCAAATACATGCCCCCCGAATCCCTTCTCACCGATGCCGACAGGGCTTTGATAGAACATTACAAGCCCACCGACGTTCAGCTACAGGTCTGGGATGACATGTGTCATGTTGCTCCAACCCTCAGTTTCACCCGGCCAGCCAAATTCATGTATCGATCTATCGCTCAATTCGGTGCCTGGGCTCTTGCG CGCGCACAAAGAACCGAGATAGATATTCTTGTCGACGATGACGTATCGGTCATTTCTTCGTCCTCCGAGTCTGGTGGTGAAAATGGACGTAGCGGTAGCCTAAACGCGCAT GGTGAAAATTCTTCCCTGACGAAAGATAAGCCAGGCAGAATTGGCAAAGCTGGCGACCCTTTGCCGCACTTTCAGGACCACATGATCCGGCAGAGGGTTGATAGACATGGACACGTCTATCCACTGGCTCCAGCTTCGGAGCTCCCGGGGTGCTGCATGGACCGTGATTTGGTCGGGATAGCCAAGGAAGGGCCAGTTAGCAAGTGGCTCGAAGCCAATAATCGGTTTGCCAAAAAGTACAGCAACGCAGCCAAAAAAGTTCAAAAGAAACGCATGAAGCAGGCTGAAGCCGGGTTTGAAAGCTTTGGCGTCGGAGAGCATCCACCCCCGAGTGCCTTGGctgggaggaggaggattgGGGCCGACCTTtcggagaagaaaaagacgcGCAGCATGGGATTGTCGCTGTGGTCTCTCTGGGGATCTAAACACGACGAGCTCACAGTTAGCAGAGAAGAGAAAGCGGATTCACCCGAAACAAAGGCTCCAGCGCCGGAAGAGGGCACCGGTGCCCGTAAGTTCTCGGAACTCCAGCGGCAGGAGGGCGCATCCTCGACCCAGTCGCCCAGCCAACAGGGAGTCGCGGCTGCCAAGGAAGATAATCAGGCTAGTGGTGGCCACGAgccggccgaggccgaggccacgCCAGTCGCCAACTTGATTGCACAAAGACGAGAGAAAGAGGCCGAAGCGGCCGGCGGATCTGGCCTGCTTGCCGTACCAGACGCAGCGACTGGTGCCACCGGGAAACGTCCCACCGTCGACGGGATCTCAGTCCCCTTCTCACTGAACAAGGAGGCAGAGACGGCGAGCATGATGACCTTGACATCCGTAATGGATGCTGGCGCCGCGCCTGGGCAATCGGCACGACCGATGAGCCcaacgacgacatcatcgatCAAGGACCTTAACAATGCACAGAGAAGCCGACCGACAACTTCGGAGAATGTAGGAACAGCAGTTGCGGATGGCACTACGCTCAACGCCAAGGATCAGGCGGGACCGCCCGAAGACAACACGCTTGCATCGCCGGGCATCTATGAGACGCCAATGTCTTCGCCTAATCTGGACGGACGCCCACAGCTGGAGAAGTTCATCACCGCTGATGAAGGTCTACCCAGGCACCACTGA